The following is a genomic window from Serratia ficaria.
AACCGTATCACGGTAACCACGCCGGCGGGCGAGGGAACACTGAAATTCTGGAAGCTGGAGGGAACGGAGGCGGTATCGCGCTCGTTCGAGCTGAGCGTGACGCTGCTCAGCACCGACGCCCGTCTCGATCGGCGGGCCATGCTGGGGCAGCCGATTACCCTGACGATCCCCACCCAGGGATTGTTGGCCGCCCCGCGCCATCTCAACGGTAAAATCACCTCGGTCAACGTGCACAGCGCCGACATTAACGGCGAGCGCTACGCGGTTTATACGCTGACCATGGAGTCGGATCTGTGGCCGCTGAAGCGGGACCGCAACCAGCGCATTTTCCAGAACCAGAGCGTGCCGGACATCTTGAAAACGGTGCTTGGCGAGTACGGCGTGCAGCTGGAGAGCAAGCTCACCGGCAGCTATCGCAGCTGGGAATATTGCGTGCAATACCAGGAGAGCAGCTACGACTTTATTTCGCGCCTGATGGAGCTGGAGGGGATCTACTTCTTCTTCCGCCACCAGGCGGATCAACATACGCTGGTGCTGTATGACGGGCCCCAGCAGCATCAGCCGTTCAGCGGTTATGAAGGCATCCCTTACCACGCCACCCCTTCCGGCGGCAGCACCGGTGAAGAGGGGATCGGCCAGTGGGCGATATCCGAGCGGGTGACGCCGGGGATCTACAGCATCGACGACTATGATTTCCGCAAGCCTAACGCCTGGCTGTTCCAGGCGCGGCAGAATCCGACCTCCCCCTCGCCGGGCCAGATTGATTACTACGACTGGCCCGGGCACTTTGTGGAGCACAGCCACGGCGAATTTTACGCTCGGGTGCGCCAGGAGGAGTGGCAGGCGGAGCATCAACGCATCGACGCCACCGCCACCGCGCTGGGCATCGTGCCGGGCTGCACCTTTACGCTGCTCAATCCGCCGTTTGTCAGCGACGGCGGGGAATACCTGGTCCTGAGCGCGCGCTACGCGCTGCAGGAGAACAGCTACGCCAGCGGCGGAGAAGATGCCGTGCACCGCATCGATTTCGTGGTGATCCCGGCCAGCACGCCGTTCCGTTCCGCGCAGCGCACGCCATGGCCGCGCACCCACGGTCCGCAGACCGCGCGGGTGGTGGGGCCGCAGGGGGAATCCATCTGGACCGATAAATACGGCCGGGTGAAGGTGAAGTTCCATTGGGATCGCTTGGCGAAAGGCGATGAAACCAGCTCCAGCTGGGTGCGCGTTTCCAGCGCCTGGGCCGGGCAGGGCTTTGGCGGCGTGCAGATCCCGCGCGTCGGGGATGAGGTGGTGATCGACTTCATCAACGGCGACCCGGATCGCCCGATGGTCACCGGCCGGGTGTACAACGAAGCCAGCATGCCGCCGTGGACGCTGCCGGCCGGCGCGACCATGATGGGCTTTATGACGCGCTCCAAAGACGGCCACAGCGACAATTCCAGCCATCTGTTCTTTGAAGATAAAGCCGGCTCGGAGATGGTGCAGCTGCACGCCGAAAAAGACATGAACATCTCGGTGGAGAACGATAAAACGGTGGCGGTGGACGGCAACCGCACCACTACGATCCAAAAAGAGCAGAAGGATGAGGTGTTCGGCAACGCCACC
Proteins encoded in this region:
- a CDS encoding type VI secretion system Vgr family protein; its protein translation is MLNRITVTTPAGEGTLKFWKLEGTEAVSRSFELSVTLLSTDARLDRRAMLGQPITLTIPTQGLLAAPRHLNGKITSVNVHSADINGERYAVYTLTMESDLWPLKRDRNQRIFQNQSVPDILKTVLGEYGVQLESKLTGSYRSWEYCVQYQESSYDFISRLMELEGIYFFFRHQADQHTLVLYDGPQQHQPFSGYEGIPYHATPSGGSTGEEGIGQWAISERVTPGIYSIDDYDFRKPNAWLFQARQNPTSPSPGQIDYYDWPGHFVEHSHGEFYARVRQEEWQAEHQRIDATATALGIVPGCTFTLLNPPFVSDGGEYLVLSARYALQENSYASGGEDAVHRIDFVVIPASTPFRSAQRTPWPRTHGPQTARVVGPQGESIWTDKYGRVKVKFHWDRLAKGDETSSSWVRVSSAWAGQGFGGVQIPRVGDEVVIDFINGDPDRPMVTGRVYNEASMPPWTLPAGATMMGFMTRSKDGHSDNSSHLFFEDKAGSEMVQLHAEKDMNISVENDKTVAVDGNRTTTIQKEQKDEVFGNATFLFHGTRTTTVDKPETKTFKDGEKVTITNGRTSDITSGGETVKVKGKRYAETIGEEEHHVSEKVTRKYGAGMDAFLTGDRYDKVDGNRHNVVTQDVKDELQGNLTQTVTKNVDTDIQGTWTQKVKGGVSITSPKMITIDSAEKVSIKTPHAFEYKDHKETASMFSFDFTAAKVVTEGFSMSVTAGGKIGLTNMKFDKTAFDLATSEGRASFASALAQYGQMMASVYGMTMFM